In Gossypium hirsutum isolate 1008001.06 chromosome D06, Gossypium_hirsutum_v2.1, whole genome shotgun sequence, one genomic interval encodes:
- the LOC107907949 gene encoding probable transcription repressor OFP9, protein MKASKQHKNQRPQLRGCKALCCSCRLSVSSSEEAESSDSDRLASVSSLTHAMVQERLDQMINERQVTKHAAKRGQRSEGTKFVVMVAMEKCSYDPREDFRESMVEMIMANRIQQPKDLRSLLNYYVSMNSEEYHGIILEVFHEVCRNLFSYCKSH, encoded by the coding sequence ATGAAAGCCTCTAAACAACATAAGAACCAAAGGCCTCAACTGAGAGGATGCAAGGCATTGTGTTGCAGTTGCAGGCTTAGTGTCTCTTCTTCAGAGGAAGCAGAAAGCTCGGATTCTGACCGGCTTGCGTCAGTTTCGAGCCTAACACACGCCATGGTTCAAGAGAGGCTAGACCAGATGATTAATGAAAGGCAGGTAACAAAGCATGCAGCGAAACGGGGACAAAgaagtgaagggactaaatttGTTGTTATGGTTGCCATGGAAAAGTGTTCTTACGATCCAAGAGAAGATTTTAGAGAGTCTATGGTTGAGATGATAATGGCGAATCGGATTCAACAGCCCAAAGACCTGCGCAGCCTCTTGAATTACTATGTATCAATGAATTCTGAGGAATATCATGGGATTATACTAGAAGTTTTCCATGAGGTTTGCAGAAATTTGTTTTCATATTGTAAAAGCCATTGA
- the LOC107910058 gene encoding ankyrin repeat-containing protein ITN1 yields the protein MAKELIISESDMKIFDEMGEAYAKLLANDTHGLEEIYRRNNEALFHHITVSRDTVFHIAAYKGCQEMLRTLLNLVKSQTKKREVLKMKNIYGNTVFHELVTTANAEAADLLMKEVLFSDGRPLNHENDIREREEILADRNKLGETPLFRAAEYGNMSMVKYLATQIIRMGGNLHRHYTKDDGLSILHVAVVGQHFDIANWLMEKEPQLATYKDKSGKTSLHLLASMGNAFKSSSITLGIFKELIYYCLPNGSCNGDESNELPLDSQKKDLEQDEASKARNQPDRSNGTSKLYCGVWRCLAQGWKMIDRMWKQKKMHTSAVKLASTLVRTDTSWFDSHEAEEGDTICLQRKEEEKAKDEKSAASGMKSSSGTDTPLIIAASTGIVEIVKEILDMYPQAVEHISKTGQNILHVAILHRKYKVFKLVHTKEEAKRLVRGIDNDGCTILHHAADIKYYQGGTIPTPALELQQELKWFEAVKKKMPVHFTMHRNKNNMTADQLFKGMHKDQLKSAQEWVKNTSQSCSTVAVLVATVVFAAAYTAPGGFHPTNGRPILLERPMYSFFTVMDVAGLASSLTSVVIFLSILTSSLEYQDFLNTVHRKLSLGFIFLFFSVTSTMLTFTATILLLVHLQKKWTATLTYAAAFLPICVFALFQFPLYYRFFIEAVKGVLGYLRRNLPGYWEFIRIEEDYY from the exons ATGGCGAAAGAACTAATTATCTCCGAATCCGATATGAAAATTTTCGATGAAATGGGAGAGGCTTATGCCAAACTTCTGGCAAACGACACTCATGGTTTGGAAGAGATTTACCGGAGAAATAACGAAGCCTTGTTCCACCATATCACGGTCAGTAGGGACACTGTGTTTCACATTGCGGCTTACAAAGGTTGCCAAGAAATGCTTCGAACCCTGCTTAATTTGGTGAAGTCGCAAACAAAGAAGCGCGAGGTGTTGAAGATGAAGAACATTTATGGGAACACCGTCTTCCATGAACTGGTCACCACTGCCAACGCCGAAGCAGCTGATTTGTTAATGAAGGAGGTGTTGTTCTCTGACGGCCGGCCATTGAATCATGAAAATGATATAAGGGAGAGGGAAGAGATACTGGCGGATCGGAACAAGTTGGGGGAAACCCCATTGTTCAGAGCTGCCGAATATGGCAATATGTCGATGGTGAAGTATTTGGCTACACAGATTATACGAATGGGAGGAAATCTTCACAGGCATTACACTAAAGATGATGGACTCTCCATTCTTCATGTTGCTGTGGTGGGCCAACACTTTG ACATTGCTAATTGGCTAATGGAAAAGGAACCACAACTTGCAACATACAAAGACAAGAGCGGGAAGACGAGTCTTCATCTGTTGGCTAGCATGGGGAATGCATTTAAGAGTAGTTCAATTACCCTCGGAATATTCAAGGAGCTCATCTACTATT GCCTCCCAAATGGATCATGTAATGGGGATGAGAGCAATGAGCTTCCATTAGACTCGCAAAAGAAAGATTTGGAGCAGGATGAGGCAAGTAAAGCTCGGAATCAACCAGACCGCTCCAATGGTACTTCCAAGTTGTACTGCGGTGTTTGGAGGTGCCTTGCACAAG gaTGGAAAATGATCGATCGGATgtggaagcaaaagaaaatgcaTACATCGGCTGTTAAACTGGCGAGTACTCTAGTGCGGACTGATACATCTTGGTTCGACTCTCATGAAGCCGAAGAGGGCGATACAATTTGCttacaaagaaaagaagaagaaaaggccaAGGATGAGAAGAGTGCTGCCAGCGGAATGAAGAGCTCATCGGGGACCGATACGCCGTTGATAATTGCGGCCAGCACGGGAATCGTTGAGATTGTGAAGGAGATACTCGACATGTACCCTCAAGCAGTGGAGCACATCAGTAAAACCGGACAGAACATACTTCATGTCGCCATTTTACATCGTAAATACAAAGTGTTTAAACTGGTTCACACTAAGGAAGAGGCCAAGAGGTTGGTACGAGGGATCGACAACGATGGATGCACCATATTGCACCATGCTGCCGACATCAAATATTATCAGGGCGGAACCATACCTACCCCAGCCCTCGAACTGCAACAGGAGTTGAAATGGTTTGAG GCTGTGAAAAAAAAAATGCCGGTGCATTTCACCATGCACCGCAACAAAAATAACATGACAGCAGATCAGCTGTTCAAGGGCATGCACAAAGATCAGCTTAAATCGGCACAAGAATGGGTGAAGAACACCTCACAGTCATGCTCCACCGTCGCCGTGCTCGTGGCTACCGTCGTCTTCGCTGCAGCGTACACTGCCCCAGGAGGCTTCCATCCGA CAAATGGACGCCCCATCCTCCTGGAAAGACCTATGTACTCATTTTTCACGGTGATGGACGTGGCGGGGCTGGCGAGCTCCTTGACGTCGGTGGTGATATTCCTCTCCATCCTCACATCTTCGCTGGAGTACCAAGATTTTCTCAACACGGTGCATCGGAAACTCTCGCTGGGCTTCATATTCCTCTTCTTCTCCGTGACATCGACGATGCTGACATTCACGGCCACGATTCTTCTGCTGGTTCATCTGCAGAAAAAATGGACTGCGACGTTAACATATGCGGCTGCGTTCCTTCCAATTTGCGTATTCGCATTGTTTCAGTTCCCTCTGTATTACCGGTTCTTCATTGAGGCTGTGAAGGGCGTTCTTGGTTACCTTAGGAGGAATCTGCCTGGCTACTGGGAGTTTATTCGGATTGAAGAGGATTATTATTGA